Proteins from a single region of Nocardiopsis dassonvillei subsp. dassonvillei DSM 43111:
- a CDS encoding TrmH family RNA methyltransferase has product MASHEFTSIRSPRIKGVRRLAKRTFRQRERRFLAEGPQAVREALAAAVDGAQGRSPHGGAASGVVEVYATAEAMQRHIDLVDAARAVDVPTHRVSLDVMSELAQTVTPQGVIAVCEFVDVPLERVGDVRLAAVLSHVRDPGNAGTVLRTADAAGADVVIFTDASVDPYNGKCVRASAGSLFHLPVVVGVPVARAVDFLRGVGARVWAADGSGQRDLHAVADSGDLDGPVGWVFGNEAWGLPEETVALTDGAVSVPIYGGAESLNLATAAAVCLYTTARQQRRS; this is encoded by the coding sequence ATGGCGAGCCACGAGTTCACGAGCATCCGCTCACCCAGGATCAAGGGGGTTCGGCGGCTCGCCAAGCGCACCTTCCGCCAACGCGAGCGGCGCTTCCTCGCCGAGGGCCCGCAGGCTGTGCGCGAGGCCCTGGCCGCGGCGGTCGACGGTGCCCAGGGGCGGTCCCCCCACGGAGGGGCCGCCTCCGGCGTGGTCGAGGTCTACGCCACCGCGGAGGCGATGCAGCGCCACATCGACCTGGTGGACGCCGCCCGCGCGGTGGACGTGCCCACCCACAGGGTCAGTCTGGACGTGATGTCGGAACTGGCCCAGACGGTCACCCCGCAGGGGGTCATCGCCGTCTGCGAGTTCGTCGACGTCCCCCTGGAGCGGGTCGGCGACGTCCGCCTCGCGGCCGTGCTCTCCCACGTCCGCGATCCGGGCAACGCGGGCACGGTGCTGCGCACCGCCGACGCGGCCGGGGCCGACGTCGTCATCTTCACCGACGCCTCCGTCGACCCCTACAACGGCAAGTGCGTGCGGGCCTCCGCCGGAAGCCTGTTCCACCTGCCCGTGGTCGTGGGCGTCCCCGTGGCGCGCGCCGTCGACTTCCTGCGCGGCGTGGGCGCGCGGGTGTGGGCCGCGGACGGCAGCGGCCAGCGCGACCTGCACGCCGTCGCCGACAGCGGCGACCTGGACGGCCCGGTCGGCTGGGTGTTCGGCAACGAGGCCTGGGGACTGCCCGAGGAGACCGTCGCCCTGACCGACGGCGCGGTCAGCGTCCCGATCTACGGCGGGGCCGAAAGCCTGAATCTGGCCACCGCGGCCGCGGTCTGCCTCTACACCACCGCGCGGCAGCAGCGGCGTTCCTGA
- the rplT gene encoding 50S ribosomal protein L20, which produces MARVKRALNAKKKRKVVLDRASGYRGQRSRLYRKAKEQMLHSMTYSYRDRKDRKGQFRRLWIQRINAASRAQGLTYNRFMQGLKLAGIEVDRRMLAELAVNDQAAFASLVETAKKALPAEAAA; this is translated from the coding sequence GTGGCACGCGTGAAGCGGGCTCTCAACGCCAAGAAGAAGCGCAAGGTCGTCCTCGACCGGGCCAGCGGCTACCGCGGGCAGCGCTCGCGCCTGTACCGCAAGGCCAAGGAGCAGATGCTCCACTCGATGACCTACTCCTACCGGGACCGCAAGGACCGCAAGGGGCAGTTCCGTCGCCTGTGGATCCAGCGCATCAACGCCGCCTCCCGCGCCCAGGGCCTGACCTACAACCGCTTCATGCAGGGTCTGAAGCTGGCCGGCATCGAGGTCGACCGCCGTATGCTCGCCGAGCTGGCGGTCAACGACCAGGCCGCCTTCGCCAGCCTGGTGGAGACGGCCAAGAAGGCCCTCCCCGCCGAGGCCGCGGCCTAA
- the rpmI gene encoding 50S ribosomal protein L35: MPKNKTHSGAKDRFKVTGSGKIMRRRANKNHILEHKTSKRKRKLGNEAVLSPADAKNMRKLLGK, translated from the coding sequence ATGCCGAAGAACAAGACCCACAGTGGGGCCAAGGACCGCTTCAAGGTCACCGGCTCCGGCAAGATCATGCGCCGCCGTGCCAACAAGAACCACATCCTTGAGCACAAGACCTCCAAGCGCAAGCGCAAGCTGGGCAACGAGGCCGTGCTCTCCCCCGCGGACGCCAAGAACATGCGCAAGCTGCTCGGCAAGTAG
- the infC gene encoding translation initiation factor IF-3 encodes MSAEPRINDRIRVPEVRLVGPNGEQVGIVSVQDALRLAQESDLDLVEVAPTARPPVAKLMDYGKFKYESAVKARESRKNQSNTIIKEIKLRPKIDPHDYETKKGHVVRFLKSGDKVKVTIMFRGREQSRPELGRRLLARLAEDVQDLGTVESQPKQDGRNMVMVIGPHKRRSEHKAEARAAAGDKTRREQSTDA; translated from the coding sequence ATCAGCGCAGAGCCCCGCATCAACGACCGCATCCGGGTGCCCGAGGTCCGTCTCGTCGGACCCAACGGCGAGCAGGTCGGCATCGTCTCCGTGCAGGACGCCCTGCGTCTGGCCCAGGAGTCCGACCTCGACCTCGTCGAGGTCGCACCGACCGCGCGCCCGCCGGTCGCCAAGCTGATGGACTACGGCAAGTTCAAGTACGAGTCCGCGGTCAAGGCCCGCGAGTCGCGCAAGAACCAGTCGAACACGATCATCAAGGAGATCAAGCTCCGCCCGAAGATCGACCCGCACGACTACGAGACCAAGAAGGGTCACGTGGTGCGGTTCCTCAAGAGCGGTGACAAGGTCAAGGTGACGATCATGTTCCGCGGCCGTGAGCAGTCCCGGCCCGAGCTGGGCCGCCGACTGCTGGCGCGCCTGGCCGAGGACGTCCAGGACCTCGGCACCGTGGAGTCGCAGCCCAAGCAGGACGGTCGCAACATGGTCATGGTGATCGGCCCGCACAAGCGGCGGTCCGAGCACAAGGCCGAGGCCCGCGCGGCGGCGGGGGACAAGACCCGCCGCGAGCAGAGCACGGACGCCTAG
- a CDS encoding shikimate dehydrogenase, with protein MGTVRAAVLGSPVAHSLSPVLHTAAYAAMGLDEWSYGLHECGEEELAPFLAGLGGEWAGLSLTMPLKRRALELAETVSDLALQAGGANTLVHRGREWHAHNTDVAGITAALAEAGADAPRSAVVLGAGATAASALVALRLLGLTAPVTVLARDPARAGQVAAAARRTGHPLEVAPLAEVDKHLDVDLVVSSLPSGAADLHADLLAASRADLFDVVYSPWPTRAAAAVAARGGRVVGGFPMLLHQAVEQVRLMTGVDDVPVEAMRAAGEAELARRSVPA; from the coding sequence ATGGGAACGGTGCGCGCCGCCGTCCTGGGCTCGCCGGTGGCCCACTCGCTCTCACCGGTCCTGCACACCGCCGCCTACGCGGCGATGGGCCTGGACGAGTGGTCCTACGGCCTGCACGAGTGCGGTGAGGAGGAACTCGCGCCCTTCCTCGCCGGACTCGGCGGGGAGTGGGCCGGGCTTTCCCTGACCATGCCGCTCAAGCGCCGCGCCCTGGAGCTGGCCGAGACGGTCTCCGACCTGGCCCTCCAGGCGGGCGGCGCCAACACCCTCGTCCACCGCGGGCGTGAGTGGCACGCCCACAACACCGACGTGGCGGGGATCACCGCGGCCCTGGCCGAGGCCGGGGCCGACGCCCCCCGCAGCGCGGTCGTCCTGGGCGCCGGGGCCACGGCGGCCTCCGCCCTCGTCGCGCTGCGCCTGCTCGGCCTGACCGCGCCGGTCACCGTGCTGGCCCGCGACCCGGCCCGGGCCGGGCAGGTGGCCGCCGCGGCCCGCCGCACGGGCCACCCGCTGGAGGTGGCGCCGCTCGCCGAGGTGGACAAGCACCTGGACGTGGACCTGGTCGTGTCCTCCCTGCCCTCGGGCGCGGCCGACCTCCACGCCGACCTGCTCGCCGCCTCGCGCGCAGACCTGTTCGACGTCGTCTACTCGCCCTGGCCCACCCGCGCCGCCGCGGCCGTCGCCGCGCGCGGCGGCCGCGTGGTCGGCGGCTTCCCCATGCTCCTGCACCAGGCCGTCGAGCAGGTCCGCCTGATGACCGGTGTGGACGACGTGCCCGTGGAGGCCATGCGCGCGGCCGGTGAGGCTGAACTGGCCCGCCGCTCCGTCCCCGCCTGA
- the mltG gene encoding endolytic transglycosylase MltG, whose translation MEEEAPQEDEAPDEEPDETPAEEAPEEEPEPRPRRSRRASAADDGRRGGRRRRGRREEPEEEPEEEDEYEEPNLADIAEAYGGGRSSRKKAKELKRARANAGKGGRKRRRRSRALTIVLALVLLLVVAGGGYAVIRTYVLPADFDGQGSGETVFVIEQGDAGSVVGENLAEAGIVASPRAFLNALDAVPEEELGSGLAPGTYSLAQGMSGEAAVAALLDPASRVGGRVTIPEGLRTDGIFERISEATDLSVEELDAAYAQTDELGLPDYATEGPEGYLFPSTYRFDPGADALSVLKTMVTQHTQVAEEIDLEGRAEALGYDANEVMAIAAIVQAETGTKEDMPLISAVVHNRLEEGMQLQMDSTCFYVLGEEGTFLNDEQRASCEADPRGYSTYGMTGLPAGPFVAPGQDAIEAALEPADEDYLYFALVDPENGHTGFSTTLEEHNQMVAENQAEW comes from the coding sequence GTGGAGGAGGAGGCCCCGCAGGAGGACGAGGCTCCCGATGAGGAGCCCGACGAGACCCCGGCCGAGGAGGCCCCCGAGGAGGAGCCCGAGCCCCGTCCCCGCCGCTCACGCCGCGCGTCCGCGGCCGACGACGGTCGGCGCGGAGGCCGCCGCAGGCGCGGCCGCCGCGAGGAGCCGGAGGAGGAGCCCGAGGAGGAGGACGAGTACGAGGAGCCCAACCTCGCCGACATCGCCGAGGCCTACGGGGGCGGACGCAGCAGCCGCAAGAAGGCCAAGGAGCTCAAGAGGGCCCGCGCCAACGCGGGCAAGGGCGGCAGGAAGCGCCGCCGCAGGAGCCGCGCCCTGACGATCGTGCTGGCCCTGGTCCTGCTCCTGGTCGTGGCGGGCGGCGGCTACGCCGTCATCCGCACCTACGTCCTGCCCGCCGACTTCGACGGCCAGGGCAGCGGCGAGACCGTGTTCGTCATCGAGCAGGGCGACGCGGGCTCGGTCGTGGGAGAGAACCTCGCCGAGGCCGGGATCGTGGCCAGCCCCCGCGCGTTCCTCAACGCGCTGGACGCCGTCCCCGAGGAGGAGCTCGGCTCCGGACTGGCCCCCGGCACCTACTCCCTGGCCCAGGGCATGAGCGGCGAGGCCGCCGTGGCCGCCCTGCTCGACCCGGCCAGCCGCGTCGGCGGACGCGTCACCATCCCCGAGGGGCTGCGCACGGACGGGATCTTCGAGAGGATCTCCGAGGCCACCGACCTGAGCGTCGAGGAGCTGGACGCGGCCTACGCCCAGACCGACGAACTCGGCCTGCCCGACTACGCCACCGAGGGGCCCGAGGGCTACCTGTTCCCGTCCACCTACCGGTTCGACCCGGGCGCCGACGCGCTCTCGGTGCTCAAGACGATGGTCACCCAGCACACCCAGGTCGCCGAGGAGATCGACCTGGAGGGCAGGGCCGAGGCGCTGGGCTACGACGCCAACGAGGTCATGGCGATCGCGGCCATCGTCCAGGCCGAGACCGGCACCAAGGAGGACATGCCCCTCATCTCCGCGGTCGTGCACAACCGCCTGGAGGAGGGCATGCAGCTCCAGATGGACAGCACGTGCTTCTACGTCCTGGGTGAGGAGGGCACCTTCCTCAACGACGAGCAGCGCGCCTCCTGCGAGGCCGACCCGCGCGGCTACAGCACCTACGGCATGACCGGGCTGCCCGCCGGGCCGTTCGTGGCCCCCGGACAGGACGCCATCGAGGCGGCCCTGGAACCGGCGGACGAGGACTACCTCTACTTCGCGCTCGTCGACCCCGAGAACGGTCACACCGGTTTCTCCACCACCCTGGAGGAGCACAACCAGATGGTCGCCGAGAACCAGGCCGAGTGGTAG
- the ruvX gene encoding Holliday junction resolvase RuvX, producing the protein MRHGVRLAVDPGNARIGVAASDPSGMLASPVETIRRGKGDTQRIALLVLERQAREVVVGYPASLSGEEGPAARSARDFARTLAALLHPVPVRLVDERLTTVTAQSQLLSGASFAAKGAKGGRARRSVIDQAAATVLLQSALDQERSTGHPPGEIVRSSQGE; encoded by the coding sequence GTGAGGCACGGTGTGCGCCTGGCCGTCGACCCCGGCAACGCACGCATCGGAGTCGCCGCGAGCGACCCCAGCGGCATGCTCGCCAGCCCGGTCGAGACCATCCGGAGGGGAAAGGGCGACACGCAGCGCATCGCCCTGCTGGTCCTGGAACGGCAGGCACGGGAGGTCGTGGTGGGCTACCCCGCCTCGCTGTCGGGGGAGGAGGGCCCGGCGGCCCGCTCCGCGAGGGATTTCGCGCGTACGCTCGCCGCTCTCCTGCACCCCGTCCCCGTCCGCCTGGTCGACGAACGCCTCACCACGGTGACCGCCCAGAGCCAGCTGCTCTCCGGCGCCTCCTTCGCCGCCAAGGGCGCCAAGGGCGGCCGGGCCCGCAGGTCGGTCATCGACCAGGCCGCCGCCACCGTGCTCCTCCAGAGCGCCTTGGACCAGGAACGGTCAACAGGCCATCCCCCGGGCGAGATCGTCCGCTCCAGCCAGGGAGAATGA